The Ignavibacteriales bacterium genome includes a window with the following:
- a CDS encoding ABC transporter ATP-binding protein, which yields MEALQTLDLTKHYRSGAFKRKNIPALEKVSLSVEQGEIFGLLGPNGAGKTTFVKLILSIVHPTSGTATVLGYPLGQRALKEYCGYLPENHRYPGFLTAENTLIFFGRLNGLPESTLKEKARSLLETVGLKDWTKVKTKKFSKGMLQRLGLAQALINDPKILFLDEPTDGVDPLGRKEIRDLLLSLKAQGTTIFLNSHLLSEVEMICDRVAILNKGKVVRTGTIAELTTQKLAYVIQLSSPITKEIHERLQQTILPIEYNDTNLIVSLHDKSELNTIIDILREGSVGIEGMAQQKTSLEDYFIQIMKGENEQ from the coding sequence ATGGAAGCACTACAAACACTTGATCTCACGAAGCATTATCGCTCCGGCGCATTCAAAAGAAAGAACATTCCTGCACTCGAAAAAGTTTCCCTTTCCGTTGAACAAGGTGAAATATTTGGATTGCTTGGTCCAAATGGAGCAGGAAAGACCACATTCGTCAAACTTATTCTTTCCATCGTTCACCCAACATCTGGTACAGCAACCGTCCTTGGATATCCTTTAGGACAACGGGCATTGAAAGAGTATTGCGGCTATTTACCTGAAAATCATCGTTATCCAGGATTTCTCACAGCGGAAAATACACTGATATTTTTTGGAAGATTAAATGGTTTGCCGGAATCGACCTTGAAAGAAAAAGCACGGTCACTCCTCGAAACAGTCGGATTGAAAGACTGGACGAAGGTCAAGACAAAAAAGTTTTCCAAAGGAATGCTGCAGCGGCTCGGACTTGCACAAGCTCTGATCAACGACCCGAAAATATTATTTTTGGATGAACCCACAGATGGCGTAGACCCTCTTGGACGGAAAGAAATTCGCGACTTACTTTTAAGTTTGAAAGCGCAAGGCACAACCATTTTCTTAAACTCGCACCTTCTTTCTGAAGTGGAAATGATCTGCGATCGTGTGGCGATTCTGAATAAAGGAAAAGTAGTGCGCACCGGGACGATTGCAGAACTCACAACACAGAAACTCGCGTATGTCATTCAGTTGTCTTCTCCTATAACCAAAGAGATACATGAACGATTACAGCAAACGATTCTCCCTATCGAATATAATGACACAAATTTAATCGTTTCCCTGCATGACAAGTCTGAGCTTAATACGATCATCGATATCCTCCGTGAAGGTAGTGTCGGAATTGAAGGTATGGCTCAACAAAAAACATCATTAGAGGATTACTTCATTCAGATCATGAAAGGAGAAAACGAACAATGA
- a CDS encoding Rrf2 family transcriptional regulator, with product MLQLSKKVEYGLMALRHMAMNPRGQVFTAKEIAAKYDIPYELLAKVLQKLTRAGLVVSTQGMHGGYSLAKQPNELHISNIISVIEDEKPTIAECYAEGGEDCSIFQACTIRKPLGKMQHNLNLLLENTTLEQIV from the coding sequence ATGCTTCAACTTTCAAAAAAAGTGGAATATGGTTTGATGGCTCTTCGGCACATGGCAATGAATCCACGAGGACAAGTATTCACTGCGAAAGAAATTGCCGCGAAGTACGATATTCCGTATGAATTGCTAGCGAAGGTTTTGCAGAAACTCACAAGAGCAGGGCTTGTCGTTTCAACCCAAGGAATGCATGGCGGTTATTCACTTGCAAAACAACCGAATGAATTACATATCTCGAACATCATCAGTGTCATTGAAGATGAAAAACCGACGATTGCTGAATGCTATGCCGAAGGCGGAGAAGATTGCTCTATCTTTCAAGCATGTACGATTCGTAAACCTCTCGGGAAAATGCAGCACAATCTGAATTTGCTTCTCGAGAACACAACACTGGAGCAAATTGTGTAA
- the sufB gene encoding Fe-S cluster assembly protein SufB yields MNNETNTIEEFAAQEYKYGFITDIEADSAPPGLNEDIIRLISTKKQEPVWLLEWRLKAFRHWQTMEEPHWQNIKYPPIDYQAIVYYSAPKQNSLLKDLSEVDPELLKTYDKLGIPLREQEWLAGVAVDAVFDSVSVATTFKEKLKELGIIFGSFSEAVREHPDLVKKYLGSVVPANDNYFAALNSAVFSDGSFCFIPKGVRCPMELSTYFRINAASTGQFERTLIVAEEGAQVSYLEGCTAPMRDKNQLHAAVVELVALDNAKIKYSTVQNWYPGDKEGRGGIYNFVTKRGKCAGVNSKISWTQVETGSAITWKYPSVLLIGDNSVGEFYSVAVVNNYQQADTGTKMIHIGKNTKSTIVSKGISAGHGQNSYRGLVEMKKGAMNARNFSQCDSLLLGDKCGAHTFPYIEVKNTSAKAEHEATTSKIGDDQIFYCKQRGLSAEDAVNLIVNGFCKEVFRELPMEFAVEAQKLLGVSLEGSVG; encoded by the coding sequence ATGAACAATGAAACAAATACTATAGAAGAATTTGCTGCTCAAGAATACAAGTATGGCTTTATAACTGATATTGAAGCCGATTCCGCACCTCCTGGTTTGAACGAGGACATCATCCGTTTGATTTCTACAAAAAAGCAGGAGCCGGTTTGGCTGCTTGAATGGCGGCTGAAAGCGTTCCGGCATTGGCAAACGATGGAAGAACCGCATTGGCAGAATATTAAGTATCCTCCAATCGATTATCAGGCAATTGTCTATTATTCAGCGCCGAAACAAAATTCGCTGCTTAAAGATTTATCAGAAGTTGATCCTGAATTATTGAAGACATACGATAAACTTGGTATTCCCCTTCGTGAGCAAGAGTGGCTCGCAGGTGTTGCGGTCGATGCTGTTTTCGATAGTGTTTCGGTGGCAACCACATTTAAAGAAAAGCTGAAAGAGCTGGGAATAATATTCGGTTCTTTTTCAGAAGCAGTTCGCGAACATCCTGATTTAGTAAAGAAGTATCTTGGTTCTGTTGTACCTGCGAATGATAATTATTTCGCCGCATTGAATTCGGCAGTATTCAGTGATGGTTCGTTCTGCTTCATCCCCAAAGGCGTCCGGTGTCCGATGGAGTTATCAACGTACTTCCGTATTAATGCCGCATCGACAGGACAATTTGAGCGAACGCTCATTGTGGCGGAAGAAGGCGCTCAGGTGAGTTATTTAGAAGGATGCACAGCGCCCATGCGGGATAAAAATCAACTGCATGCGGCGGTGGTAGAATTGGTTGCGTTAGATAATGCGAAGATCAAATATTCGACCGTGCAGAATTGGTACCCCGGTGATAAAGAAGGGCGCGGAGGTATTTACAACTTTGTCACGAAACGCGGTAAATGTGCAGGCGTGAATTCAAAAATTTCATGGACACAAGTAGAAACCGGTTCAGCGATCACGTGGAAGTATCCGAGTGTGCTTCTGATAGGCGACAATTCAGTAGGAGAATTTTATTCTGTTGCGGTTGTCAATAATTACCAGCAAGCAGATACAGGAACGAAGATGATTCACATCGGGAAGAATACGAAGAGTACGATCGTTTCAAAAGGAATTTCTGCAGGACACGGACAGAATTCCTATCGCGGATTAGTAGAAATGAAAAAGGGCGCAATGAACGCGCGTAACTTTTCGCAATGCGATTCTCTGCTCTTGGGTGACAAATGCGGTGCCCATACGTTTCCATATATTGAAGTGAAAAATACATCCGCAAAAGCCGAGCACGAGGCAACGACATCAAAAATTGGCGACGATCAAATATTCTATTGTAAACAGCGCGGACTTTCTGCAGAAGATGCTGTGAATCTGATCGTCAATGGTTTTTGTAAAGAAGTATTTCGTGAATTGCCTATGGAGTTTGCGGTGGAAGCGCAGAAACTGCTTGGTGTGAGTTTGGAAGGAAGCGTTGGATAA
- the sufC gene encoding Fe-S cluster assembly ATPase SufC: MQLLEIKNLHASVNGNEILRGINLTVNAGEVHAIMGPNGSGKSTLAGVLAGREAYNVTDGQVLYKGINLLEMIPEERAREGLFLAFQYPVEIPGVNNSYFLKEALNAIRKHKGLEQLDAIDFLTLIKQKVKIVEMDESFLNRPVNEGFSGGEKKRNEIFHMAVLEPILSILDETDSGLDIDALRTVSEGVNKLRSHENATIVVTHYQRLLNYIIPDVVHVMKDGRFVKSGGKELALELEDRGYDWIHEEAGQIA; this comes from the coding sequence ATGCAGTTACTTGAAATTAAGAATTTGCATGCGAGTGTGAATGGAAATGAAATCCTGCGCGGGATCAATTTGACGGTGAATGCTGGAGAAGTTCATGCAATTATGGGGCCGAACGGTTCGGGAAAGAGTACGCTTGCCGGAGTGCTTGCAGGGCGTGAAGCATATAACGTGACCGATGGTCAGGTGTTGTATAAAGGAATTAATTTATTGGAAATGATTCCCGAAGAACGCGCGCGCGAAGGATTGTTTCTTGCCTTTCAATATCCGGTGGAAATTCCAGGCGTGAATAATTCCTATTTTCTCAAGGAAGCGCTCAACGCTATTCGCAAGCATAAAGGACTAGAACAACTTGATGCGATTGATTTTTTGACGCTCATCAAACAGAAAGTTAAAATAGTGGAGATGGACGAAAGTTTTTTGAACCGTCCTGTAAATGAGGGATTCTCCGGCGGCGAAAAGAAACGCAACGAAATATTCCATATGGCAGTGCTCGAACCGATATTATCAATACTCGATGAAACAGATTCCGGCCTCGACATCGACGCGCTCAGAACTGTTTCGGAAGGTGTGAACAAACTTCGATCGCATGAAAATGCGACAATTGTCGTGACGCATTATCAACGGCTGCTCAATTATATTATTCCGGATGTAGTTCATGTCATGAAGGATGGAAGATTCGTCAAATCCGGTGGTAAGGAACTTGCACTGGAACTTGAAGACCGCGGGTACGATTGGATCCACGAAGAGGCCGGACAGATAGCCTAA
- the sufD gene encoding Fe-S cluster assembly protein SufD — protein sequence MQPINQNIKWYQSKFEAFERSLNGEKSTSVHAMRRDAMHRFMELGFPTTRQEEWRFTNIVPLTKIEFQPILHYELNGVTKNDIQPYVLESALHVVFLDGMFSPELSDSVSFPAGITVGSLAEMLKKYPDTIQSTMNTKVIGEENAFTTLNTAFLWDGAFISVPRGAVLEYPIQLLFVATNREEVFAAQPRNLIIAGIDSQFKIVETFVGLAQNTYLTNTLTEIALGVHSIVEHDKLQAESINAYHVGTTHVQMSAASRYTSNVISLGGSIVRNNITARFSAEGAECVLNGLSLSRGTQIVDNHTVIDHAVPHCSSHELYKSILDGSSKGVFNGKVFVRQDAQKTDAKQTNKTLLLSDDATMNTKPQLEIFADDVKCTHGATIGQLDDEQIFYLRSRGIDLDAARDILTSAFASDVINRITIEPLRQQAERTIHDRLSKNHISNS from the coding sequence ATGCAGCCGATCAATCAAAATATTAAATGGTATCAATCAAAGTTTGAAGCATTTGAGCGGAGTTTGAACGGTGAGAAGTCGACGTCAGTGCATGCAATGCGACGCGATGCGATGCACAGGTTCATGGAACTCGGCTTCCCCACAACACGGCAAGAGGAGTGGCGCTTCACCAACATTGTACCTCTCACGAAAATAGAATTCCAGCCCATCCTTCATTATGAATTGAATGGAGTAACGAAAAACGACATTCAACCTTATGTATTGGAGAGCGCACTGCATGTGGTGTTTCTTGATGGAATGTTCTCACCGGAGTTGTCAGATAGTGTTTCGTTTCCAGCAGGAATAACGGTTGGAAGTCTGGCAGAAATGTTGAAGAAATACCCGGACACAATTCAGTCGACCATGAATACTAAGGTGATAGGCGAGGAGAATGCATTCACAACGCTCAATACAGCTTTTTTATGGGATGGTGCTTTTATTTCGGTGCCTCGCGGAGCTGTTCTGGAATATCCGATTCAGCTTCTTTTTGTCGCAACCAATCGCGAGGAAGTTTTTGCCGCTCAGCCCAGAAATCTTATCATCGCAGGAATCGATAGTCAATTCAAAATTGTCGAGACGTTTGTTGGTCTTGCCCAAAACACATATCTGACGAACACACTGACAGAAATAGCGCTTGGTGTTCATTCGATTGTCGAGCATGATAAATTGCAAGCAGAAAGCATCAACGCGTACCATGTTGGAACGACACATGTGCAGATGAGCGCGGCAAGCCGTTATACGTCGAACGTGATCTCGCTGGGCGGTTCAATTGTTCGGAACAATATTACTGCTCGTTTTAGTGCTGAAGGTGCTGAGTGCGTACTCAACGGATTATCGCTCAGCAGAGGCACGCAGATCGTTGATAACCATACAGTCATCGATCATGCAGTGCCGCATTGCAGCAGTCATGAATTGTACAAGTCGATTCTGGATGGTTCGTCGAAAGGCGTTTTCAACGGGAAAGTATTTGTCAGACAAGACGCGCAGAAGACCGACGCGAAACAAACGAATAAAACACTGCTCTTGTCCGACGATGCGACGATGAACACGAAACCGCAATTGGAAATATTTGCGGATGATGTGAAGTGCACACACGGCGCGACCATCGGACAGTTGGATGATGAACAAATATTCTATTTGCGTTCGCGCGGTATCGATCTTGATGCGGCGCGTGACATTCTAACCTCTGCGTTTGCAAGTGATGTGATCAACCGGATAACGATTGAACCATTGCGCCAGCAAGCAGAACGGACGATTCATGATCGACTAAGTAAGAATCATATATCAAACTCATGA
- a CDS encoding cysteine desulfurase: MKNTSTSTKQAVIDFPVEEIRRDFPILSTSVHGKPLVYLDNAASTQKPHVVIDTIKRYYCSENSNVHRGVHYLSELATKKYEAARVSVRKFLNAESEREIIFVRGATEAINLVAATFGRQNVHPGDEVLITELEHHSNIVPWQMLCEEQGAKLRIAPIDDNGEVVLEEFAHLLSGKTKIAAISHVSNALGTVNPVKQMIEMAHQHGVPVLVDGAQAVQHMRIDVRDLDADFYAFSSHKIFGPTGLGILFGKAHLLESMPPYQGGGDMIKSVTFEKTIFTDIPHKYEAGTPHIAGAIGLAAAIDYMNLFDWNVVQQYEQTLLRSAQERLTAIQGLRIIGTAKEKAGVVSFVMEGIHPHDIGTILDQEGIAIRTGHHCAQPVMQKYGIPATARASFTFYNTEEEISTLIRGIQKVKEVFGHV; this comes from the coding sequence ATGAAAAATACATCAACAAGTACGAAACAGGCTGTCATAGATTTCCCGGTGGAGGAGATTCGGAGAGATTTTCCAATTTTATCCACAAGCGTTCATGGCAAGCCGTTAGTGTATCTTGATAACGCGGCATCAACTCAAAAACCTCATGTGGTGATAGATACCATCAAACGGTACTATTGTTCAGAGAATTCTAACGTACATCGCGGTGTGCATTATCTGAGTGAATTAGCAACGAAGAAATATGAGGCAGCGCGCGTAAGTGTGCGGAAATTTCTGAATGCTGAGTCGGAACGGGAAATTATTTTCGTCCGAGGTGCAACAGAGGCAATCAACCTTGTCGCGGCAACATTTGGCAGACAAAATGTTCATCCTGGCGACGAAGTGCTTATTACTGAATTGGAACATCACTCTAATATCGTTCCGTGGCAAATGCTCTGCGAAGAACAAGGAGCAAAACTTCGCATTGCGCCTATTGATGACAATGGTGAAGTTGTGTTGGAAGAATTTGCGCACTTGCTTTCGGGTAAGACCAAGATTGCTGCTATAAGCCATGTTTCCAACGCGCTTGGCACCGTCAATCCGGTGAAACAAATGATTGAGATGGCGCATCAGCACGGAGTTCCTGTGTTGGTGGATGGAGCGCAAGCCGTCCAGCACATGCGCATTGACGTACGAGATCTTGATGCAGATTTCTATGCATTTTCATCTCACAAAATTTTTGGTCCAACTGGATTAGGAATACTTTTCGGGAAAGCTCATCTCCTTGAATCTATGCCGCCCTATCAAGGCGGTGGTGATATGATCAAGTCGGTGACATTTGAAAAAACAATCTTCACCGATATCCCACATAAATATGAAGCAGGAACGCCGCATATTGCAGGTGCAATCGGTTTGGCGGCGGCGATCGATTATATGAATTTATTTGATTGGAACGTTGTTCAGCAATACGAACAAACACTGCTCCGTTCAGCACAGGAAAGGCTCACGGCAATTCAAGGTTTGAGAATAATCGGAACGGCAAAAGAAAAAGCTGGAGTTGTGTCGTTTGTCATGGAAGGAATTCATCCTCATGATATTGGGACGATTCTCGATCAAGAAGGGATCGCAATTCGTACTGGACATCATTGTGCTCAACCGGTGATGCAGAAGTACGGCATTCCGGCGACGGCGAGGGCATCGTTTACGTTTTACAATACTGAGGAAGAAATCAGTACTCTGATTCGAGGTATTCAGAAAGTGAAAGAGGTATTCGGGCATGTCTGA
- a CDS encoding SUF system NifU family Fe-S cluster assembly protein, translating to MSDLKALYQEIILDHNRNPRNFKKMEEASCSVDGYNPLCGDHYTIYLKLDNDVITEISFQGSGCAISKASASVMSTVLKGKTRAEAEVLFDHFHHLVRGENKSEKSIEELGKLAAFAGVSEFPARVKCAILPWHTMKNALEEKKETVSTE from the coding sequence ATGTCTGATCTCAAAGCGCTCTATCAAGAAATTATTCTCGATCACAACCGGAATCCGCGCAACTTTAAAAAAATGGAAGAAGCAAGTTGTTCGGTAGATGGATACAACCCGCTCTGCGGCGATCACTACACGATTTATCTTAAGTTGGATAACGATGTCATTACAGAGATTTCTTTTCAGGGATCTGGCTGTGCGATTTCAAAAGCATCTGCTTCTGTCATGAGTACAGTGCTCAAAGGAAAAACGCGTGCAGAAGCTGAAGTATTGTTTGATCATTTTCATCATCTCGTGCGCGGTGAAAATAAAAGCGAAAAGAGTATAGAAGAGCTCGGAAAGCTGGCGGCGTTTGCCGGTGTGAGTGAGTTTCCGGCGCGGGTCAAATGCGCAATCCTTCCATGGCATACAATGAAGAACGCCCTGGAAGAAAAAAAGGAAACTGTATCGACAGAATAA
- a CDS encoding iron-sulfur cluster assembly accessory protein, translating to MSTQETEVSAQEITITPEAAEQIRNIRRENQIPDTHGLRIGIQGSGCCGPSYVLAFDDKVEATDRVFQSEGIPIYVDVENLEGLYGTTLEYVDGPHGKGFKFNNPHQSKSCNCDDNSSEEKSCGCGDH from the coding sequence ATGAGCACACAGGAAACAGAGGTCTCAGCGCAAGAGATTACAATAACGCCGGAAGCGGCTGAACAGATTCGGAACATTCGCCGGGAAAATCAAATTCCGGATACTCATGGATTGCGGATTGGGATACAAGGCAGCGGATGCTGTGGACCCTCGTACGTGCTTGCATTTGACGATAAAGTTGAGGCAACAGACCGGGTTTTTCAAAGCGAAGGTATTCCAATTTATGTTGATGTGGAGAATCTGGAAGGTTTATACGGAACGACGCTGGAGTATGTCGACGGCCCGCATGGGAAAGGCTTCAAATTTAATAATCCCCATCAATCAAAATCCTGCAACTGCGATGATAATTCCAGCGAAGAAAAGTCTTGCGGCTGCGGTGATCATTAG
- a CDS encoding iron-sulfur cluster assembly protein — protein sequence MIAKEKNESPIQVESATGGITIEPMQMVPEEHVWDALKQCYDPEIPVNIVDLGLVYEVKVEEEFPGNANVYIRMTLTAPGCGMGPMIAADVKRRVQQIRGVSNVLVELVFDPIWNPDMMTEAAKLTLNMG from the coding sequence ATGATTGCAAAAGAAAAGAATGAATCGCCGATACAGGTTGAATCGGCGACAGGCGGCATAACCATCGAACCAATGCAAATGGTTCCGGAAGAGCACGTGTGGGATGCCTTAAAACAATGCTATGATCCGGAAATTCCTGTCAATATTGTTGATCTTGGCTTGGTGTATGAAGTGAAGGTGGAAGAAGAATTTCCGGGCAATGCAAATGTGTATATCAGAATGACATTAACAGCGCCGGGATGCGGCATGGGGCCAATGATTGCAGCAGATGTGAAACGGCGGGTTCAGCAAATTCGCGGAGTAAGTAATGTACTGGTGGAATTGGTTTTCGATCCTATCTGGAATCCGGATATGATGACTGAAGCGGCAAAACTCACGCTCAATATGGGTTAA